CGCACGAGGGAACCCGGGACTTCGGCACCGAGTTCGCTCTCGAAATCGCTCCGCCGGCGGCTCTACCCGCCAGGGCGTCCGCCCCGGAACTTCCAAACCATTACGACACGAGCCGCCTTGTGCTCCTCGCGCGCGATCCGAACTGGCTTTATGCCTACTGGGAGGTTTCCGCCACAAGCATTGAGGCCTTTAAAAGAACGCACGGCTCGGGAGCCTGGCAGTCGTCCCGCCCTGTGTTGCGCGTTTACGATGTCACCGGGGTGGAATCCTTCAACGGCCATAATGCCGTGAGCTTCGTCGATATCCCGGTTCCCGAAGCCGCCGATAACTGGCACATCGGGGTTCACCATCCCAACCGGAGCTTTTGTGTCGACCTTGGGCGCATCCTGTCCTCC
The sequence above is a segment of the Thermoanaerobacterales bacterium genome. Coding sequences within it:
- a CDS encoding DUF4912 domain-containing protein, encoding MTALIWVLGVFLALVVAVFLWVRPRPEKVDSHGPHEGTRDFGTEFALEIAPPAALPARASAPELPNHYDTSRLVLLARDPNWLYAYWEVSATSIEAFKRTHGSGAWQSSRPVLRVYDVTGVESFNGHNAVSFVDIPVPEAADNWHIGVHHPNRSFCVDLGRILSSGTFVTILRSNIATTPQAGISDRLDEEWMWLEGVYRSLARFQPGVSSPLLVEELRERMQEQFGISSPVAVPEKRGEH